In Phaeodactylum tricornutum CCAP 1055/1 chromosome 21, whole genome shotgun sequence, the following proteins share a genomic window:
- a CDS encoding predicted protein translates to MRQPMSRNICGSLGNGEPTRNGRAKGKIDRHTPRLSRFGCWRSNAGKGLVFFRLYRSLGLIQNRETDRGMSSNKTDQSSGRSQQQQTTKNSLPFRMPETRQSKTSQPKSPPRSGVPFPPHQSLAEIPTLASAPPSGNVNFDDLYDREEPEELPQDRIPSIAASSSFTTPTLASLPPPPPRPPALATMRPGTNADAPSAATLTSAQLSLPPPPPPPRQSAKPTMAPLPPPPVMHSKPIKPALKPTLDTQSPSRVSSKPHEAAILLDVKQASSDPSETNFRRTPKEPERLPSTAFRSKSLHVLALRQSHIPIVVITTETANIVAWKNELRLEDMLNGLIQSVTSGSSTPNASTQSASPTLAPFRSVTRSLTLHWDDLQVRFQHASSLDVTLSLQDAQVALQAACQLSPEDGNLEQELNLLEDKVDNLLQQDHDEDVKDIMDVTAARQRSMDQATKDAFGLTSPLTIPWLWRYRQALDEATNGLEHDLIACPPLILYVCSTQEVTNPIETLQNLKSSHYLPSCYHDGRYDPAGVRQEVLVLHDNVDGPQNWDESELRSSLQKAFGPGASVVRVNSIPMETADQLAREETSDVWNGRGRRGNCLSLSDRVALRYYLANLLTSSLLPALERRIATLNGIVSDRKKGVRNVLKSFWRSGKADEEAAVTKSVQVASTVAYRYDTVESQSRLLADTLFLMKDYEAALSTYRLIKDDFKQDKAHVHYASIQEMMALCLYYMDPYTRAREIFSHAENALLGYSRAGQEERSMAWGEKPGRPTMATPSTRLATRLCLVLTATRHVCTGRHLEVADLLASASSSETALGAAVLLEQSSAHYFHARLFRKYAFHMLMSGHMFRAAQQDHHAFRCFVSALYIYRDGRWEELHSHLRSALAAQLFSMGRMALSLQLYAKIVGSTGGGRVSVKSQQKYINHLLEICSEHTKKALVGADRMAASSKFSGAELDAVRKNRLDRIVQVVRYTKSASRVLELPNIDLPLVDDTTVKLITEEASEMHDDPLSIFGQVRRGSEEVWAELALSATAELRAVDISKSKESDEMVSKRVAKIHDADVRAVIAQIDKEKANLTMKERSKRSHSHTEESPTRALKEPITVEFEMTNPLGIPIDLNDLQLVARMTDEDGNRVCTSEDAIKITPLVSSNEKQRWSFNKTAIEYNVADFCRMSLNGRSTEKQRWKSAEEVEPFFVVTKTSLTLEAGAKLTVAARICPLVRGSLEIIGIRCRLFDEVWIFHHFILKGPLLQNTRQNRVNRIRAESLLLKARIEGGMPCLRAELISTLSSSGAPALQGQISRWNLRLSNVGTAAASSVFMKTNMPWVSINLGARRQVDSGDELKSLCVGPTGTLMELPIRGDELNCEGQIQPGEIIEVPIDIRTSGAGRQEFYVLFRYMLADEDGSTTTKHRWLRKMFEVPVYPSLTLAAKVAPSHLTPGESILSVELTNNRSDRPDKLTIRLKKLTLASPLYRLEPIHGQLTKEGDENSEPVLDWQERISLHYRIMASSQVSKTCLLSEYLLSAGSDQDSRSTLTDATTSSSSLDFLCLERTFEAFEETWRSHQKDVARASVVQDREDLHPRSIAQIRRANTGALSDYGAESFAEKLEDKREHPASIARLFSLDKSDQMVHLLCSWTSEDGLVCGQHNIRQLAVRQTLTTKLCPITVTAEYPSHILNDFSNGPASIPVEIMMENTATDGTIDFEFNLLATTDIDFTGLQMFKYCLTKGERVSVSLQALISSTGVHNLQRIRLIVKSNDVSVPYLLSSQWIVHVTGIGIGQ, encoded by the coding sequence ATGCGCCAGCCTATGTCTCGAAATATTTGTGGGTCGCTCGGCAATGGTGAACCGACTCGGAACGGCAGAGCTAAAGGCAAAATAGATAGGCATACTCCAAGGTTATCCCGTTTCGGTTGTTGGAGATCAAACGCTGGTAAAGGTCTCGTCTTTTTCCGTCTGTATCGCTCTTTAGGATTAATTCAGAATAGAGAGACGGATCGAGGAATGAGCTCGAACAAGACAGACCAGTCGTCGGGTCGTTcgcaacagcagcagacgacgaagaattccTTGCCATTTCGAATGCCAGAGACTCGGCAGAGCAAGACATCTCAACCAAAGTCTCCGCCTCGGAGTGGGGTTCCGTTTCCCCCACATCAGAGTCTGGCCGAAATACCAACATTAGCCAGTGCTCCACCTTCGGGAAATGTCAACTTTGACGATTTGTACGATCGCGAGGAACCAGAGGAGCTTCCCCAGGACCGGATTCCTTCGATTGCTGCATCGTCCTCTTTCACCACCCCAACCCTTGCATCACTACCCCCTCCTCCCCCACGACCACCCGCTCTCGCCACAATGCGTCCCGGAACGAATGCCGACGCTCCTTCGGCGGCGACGCTGACTTCTGCTCAACTGTCGctgccgccaccaccaccgcctccTCGACAGTCGGCCAAACCAACAATGGCGCCCTTGCCTCCACCTCCAGTCATGCACAGCAAACCGATAAAGCCCGCACTCAAACCAACACTGGACACGCAGTCGCCTTCGCGTGTCTCCTCCAAGCCACACGAAGCCGCGATATTGCTGGACGTGAAGCAAGCTTCTTCGGATCCGAGCGAGACCAACTTCCGTCGGACTCCAAAAGAACCAGAAAGATTACCGTCGACAGCATTTCGGTCCAAGTCGTTGCACGTCTTGGCTCTAAGGCAGTCTCACATTCCAATTGTTGTTATCACCACGGAAACGGCCAACATTGTGGCTTGGAAAAACGAACTTCGTTTGGAAGACATGTTGAATGGGCTTATTCAGTCGGTAACAAGTGGTTCTAGTACACCAAACGCTTCGACTCAGAGCGCTTCACCAACATTAGCACCCTTTCGGTCCGTCACGCGGTCCTTGACACTGCACTGGGACGACTTACAAGTTCGATTCCAACACGCATCTTCGCTCGACGTGACGCTCTCTCTGCAAGATGCTCAGGTTGCTCTCCAAGCCGCCTGTCAGCTTTCGCCAGAAGACGGCAATCTGGAGCAAGAGTTGAATTTGTTGGAAGACAAGGTTGATAATCTATTACAGCAAGACCACGACGAAGATGTTAAAGATATTATGGATGTCACTGCAGCCCGTCAACGAAGTATGGATCAGGCGACGAAAGATGCTTTTGGTTTGACGTCTCCTCTGACTATTCCCTGGCTATGGCGGTACCGCCAGGCACTGGATGAAGCAACCAACGGTCTCGAGCATGATTTAATTGCTTGCCCTCCGCTTATTTTATACGTTTGTTCTACTCAAGAAGTCACCAATCCGATTGAAACACTCCAGAATCTAAAATCGTCGCATTATCTGCCGTCATGTTATCACGATGGACGGTACGACCCCGCAGGTGTTCGACAGGAAGTGCTCGTACTACACGACAATGTTGATGGTCCGCAAAACTGGGACGAGTCTGAGTTACGCAGTTCCTTGCAAAAGGCTTTTGGTCCGGGCGCGTCCGTGGTTCGCGTCAATAGTATCCCGATGGAGACAGCGGATCAACTCGCGAGAGAAGAAACGTCAGATGTTTGGAATGGTCGAGGCCGACGAGGCAATTGCCTGTCACTTTCAGATAGGGTAGCCCTGAGATATTATCTCGCAAATCTCCTGACGAGTAGCTTGTTACCTGCATTGGAGCGAAGAATTGCTACCCTTAATGGAATTGTCAGCGACCGCAAGAAAGGTGTACGCAACGTACTGAAGAGCTTTTGGCGGAGTGGCAAggcggacgaagaagcagcGGTGACCAAAAGTGTGCAAGTCGCGTCTACTGTAGCATACCGATACGACACTGTGGAAAGTCAATCTCGACTCTTGGCAGATACGCTGTTTCTCATGAAAGACTACGAGGCTGCGCTGTCGACGTACCGGCTGATCAAGGACGATTTCAAACAAGACAAGGCACATGTCCATTACGCTAGTATACAGGAAATGATGGCTCTTTGCCTATACTATATGGACCCATACACACGGGCGAGGGAGATATTTTCACATGCGGAAAATGCTTTGTTGGGGTACAGTCGGGCGGGACAAGAAGAACGATCAATGGCCTGGGGTGAAAAGCCCGGACGGCCTACGATGGCGACACCATCGACTCGGCTGGCGACACGGTTGTGCTTAGTGCTGACTGCGACACGGCATGTCTGTACGGGACGACATTTGGAGGTTGCTGACTTGCTGGCGTCAGCCTCGTCATCGGAGACTGCGCTTGGTGCGGCCGTTTTGCTTGAACAGTCGTCGGCTCATTACTTTCATGCTCGCCTTTTTCGCAAGTACGCTTTTCACATGCTTATGAGTGGACACATGTTCCGAGCTGCGCAGCAAGATCATCATGCTTTCCGTTGTTTCGTATCCGCTTTGTACATTTACCGAGACGGAAGGTGGGAAGAGTTGCATAGCCATTTACGTTCGGCGTTGGcagcgcaactgttttcGATGGGAAGAATGGCACTATCGTTACAGTTGTACGCTAAGATAGTCGGCTCTACGGGTGGAGGACGAGTCTCCGTCAAATCACAGCAAAAATACATTAATCATCTTTTGGAAATATGCAGTGAGCATACTAAAAAGGCCTTGGTGGGAGCGGACCGGATGGCCGCCTCATCGAAATTTTCCGGCGCCGAGCTGGACGCGGTACGCAAGAACCGTCTAGATCGAATTGTGCAAGTGGTTCGTTACACAAAGAGTGCTTCTCGTGTTTTGGAACTTCCTAATATTGATCTCCCTCTCGTTGACGATACAACCGTCAAACTCATTACTGAAGAAGCATCAGAGATGCATGACGACCCTTTGTCGATATTTGGGCAAGTGCGCCGAGGTTCGGAAGAAGTATGGGCCGAACTGGCGCTGAGCGCCACGGCCGAATTACGAGCCGTAGATATTTCCAAATCCAAAGAAAGCGACGAGATGGTTTCCAAAAGGGTGGCCAAGATTCACGATGCTGATGTTCGGGCGGTGATTGCTCAAATagacaaggaaaaggcgaaTCTGACTATGAAGGAACGGTCGAAGCGATCCCACTCACACACGGAAGAATCCCCCACCCGGGCTCTGAAAGAGCCCATCACGGTTGAGTTTGAAATGACAAACCCTTTGGGCATTCCAATAGACTTGAACGATTTGCAACTTGTGGCTCGCATGACTGATGAAGATGGAAATCGTGTTTGCACCAGCGAGGATGCTATCAAAATTACCCCTTTGGTTTCCTCCAACGAGAAACAGCGCTGGTCGTTCAATAAAACCGCGATAGAGTATAACGTTGCAGATTTTTGCCGAATGTCTTTAAATGGACGAAGCACTGAGAAACAGCGCTGGAAATCGGCCGAGGAAGTTGAGCCGTTCTTTGTGGTTACCAAAACAAGTCTGACTCTTGAGGCTGGGGCGAAATTGACAGTTGCCGCACGCATTTGCCCGCTGGTACGGGGGAGTTTAGAAATTATTGGTATACGATGCCGGCTGTTTGATGAGGTGTGGATTTTCCATCATTTCATTTTAAAGGGACCTCTGCTTCAGAACACTCGACAAAATCGTGTAAATCGAATTCGAGCCGAGTCTCTGCTTCTCAAAGCTAGAATTGAAGGCGGCATGCCATGCTTGAGGGCGGAATTGATAAGCACTTTGTCATCTTCTGGTGCTCCTGCTTTGCAAGGACAGATCAGCCGATGGAATCTTCGACTTTCTAACGTCGGAACAGCCGCCGCATCTAGCGTCTTTATGAAGACGAATATGCCGTGGGTGAGCATAAATCTTGGGGCAAGGCGGCAAGTAGATTCCGGAGACGAGCTGAAGTCGCTGTGTGTCGGGCCGACTGGCACATTAATGGAACTACCGATTCGAGGAGATGAATTGAATTGCGAAGGGCAGATTCAACCAGGGGAGATAATAGAAGTGCCAATTGACATTCGAACGTCAGGTGCAGGAAGACAAGAATTTTACGTATTGTTCCGTTACATGCTTGCTGACGAGGACGGATCTACGACTACGAAACATCGATGGCTACGAAAGATGTTTGAGGTTCCAGTATATCCGTCGCTTACTCTGGCGGCGAAAGTCGCCCCTTCCCATTTGACTCCAGGTGAAAGTATATTATCAGTCGAGCTGACAAACAACCGCAGCGACCGTCCTGACAAACTCACCATTCGTTTGAAAAAGCTTACCCTAGCCAGTCCGCTCTATCGATTGGAACCAATTCATGGTCAGTTGACGAAAGAAGGCGATGAAAACTCTGAACCTGTGTTGGATTGGCAAGAACGAATTTCACTTCACTACCGGATTATGGCTTCAAGCCAGGTCAGCAAGACTTGCCTTTTGAGCGAATATTTATTAAGCGCTGGGTCAGATCAAGACTCACGGTCAACCTTAACTGATGCCACTACCTCCTCATCGTCGCTTGACTTTTTATGCCTGGAAAGAACTTTCGAAGCATTTGAAGAGACCTGGAGGTCACACCAAAAGGATGTTGCTCGCGCATCCGTTGTACAGGACCGCGAAGACCTGCATCCACGCTCGATTGCGCAAATTCGCCGGGCGAACACAGGGGCACTGTCAGACTATGGGGCAGAGTCCTTCGCTGAAAAGTTGGAAGACAAAAGGGAACACCCTGCGTCAATCGCTCGCCTTTTCTCTTTGGACAAAAGCGATCAGATGGTCCATTTGCTTTGCTCTTGGACAAGCGAAGATGGACTTGTCTGTGGACAACACAACATTCGCCAGCTCGCTGTAAGACAAACATTGACTACGAAACTGTGTCCTATTACAGTTACCGCTGAGTACCCTTCGCACATTTTGAACGACTTTTCGAACGGTCCTGCCTCTATTCCGGTTGAAATAATGATGGAAAACACGGCCACGGATGGGACCATTGACTTCGAATTTAATCTGCTGGCAACGACGGATATTGATTTTACTGGTCTCCAGATGTTCAAATACTGTCTCACCAAAGGCGAAAGAGTATCTGTATCTCTGCAAGCTCTGATTTCGTCGACTGGCGTTCACAACTTGCAGCGTATTCGATTGATTGTAAAGTCGAACGATGTTTCGGTTCCCTACCTTTTATCGTCGCAATGGATTGTTCACGTTACAGGCATAGGCATCGGACAGTAG
- the TYR1 gene encoding tyrosinase (putative role in formation of polyphenolic compounds; Tyrosinase is a copper monooxygenases that catalyzes the hydroxylation of monophenols and the oxidation of o-diphenols to o-quinols; similarity to Elicitin-like protein from Phytophthora): MCSMLLVLFLECHSTTGRTMAATTRKESAQTNDTVRPLGANAFCKNGEKTRIRRDWDLISRDDQDLYIEAIEEAIDRELYQAFLGYHADSVALVQSHETCGFALWHRTFLLAFENMLRSLAPRFACLTIPYWNVMEHSSDQARGLCTSYRTCSRIVGDLGGSPVAAAATRLYAGIEATGDLITGRPIRNLHDDNNATGIVRDDLFWVTLPASTAYDSVLDILVTSPSYVQYTRRIQETIHDDVHDTLGGFMPTYSSPTDPLFMPWHSFIDLALFMWEACYLDPSEQASGTRLAADWAFEGAGSNCSRSGRSKVLFPILNATSELYLMRGDFHVLEDPLIGIYFADIGILFSDVASIRDLGEDFDFTYDHVTERIWNVLQDPSQCPSSGSWTAFPTPSPTTASPVVGSPNDADARSEWLAGIRQRLEEMFAETHPGYVAQYMSYFTCVTQDETSLSVYTEDPGEYLVDVLNGNAIIRARCAFFLPETESVTNEELPTSSTPVAAPSENRDQFAGDDEDDDQTSTALRAPQPYFGIGLVSCLVLLVVD, encoded by the coding sequence ATGTGCTCAATGCTTCTCGTACTCTTCCTTGAATGCCATTCGACGACTGGTAGGACAATggctgcaacaacaagaaaggaaagtgcACAAACCAACGATACCGTGCGACCATTGGGCGCCAACGCATTTTGTAAAAACGGGGAAAAGACAAGGATTCGACGTGACTGGGACTTGATCTCTCGTGACGACCAGGACCTCTACATCGAGGCGATCGAAGAAGCAATAGATCGAGAATTATACCAGGCTTTCTTGGGCTACCATGCGGACTCTGTAGCGTTAGTACAATCGCACGAAACATGTGGTTTCGCATTGTGGCATCGAACCTTTCTGTTAGCTTTCGAAAACATGTTGCGGTCGCTGGCACCACGGTTTGCTTGTCTCACTATCCCTTATTGGAATGTGATGGAGCATTCTAGTGATCAAGCCAGAGGCTTGTGCACCAGCTATCGAACCTGCTCCAGAATAGTAGGAGACCTTGGTGGTAGTCCTGTCGCGGCAGCAGCGACCCGTCTGTATGCCGGCATTGAGGCTACTGGAGATTTGATTACCGGTCGTCCAATTCGCAATCTCCATGATGACAACAACGCTACTGGCATAGTGCGCGATGACTTATTCTGGGTCACTCTGCCTGCGAGTACAGCGTACGATAGCGTTCTCGATATCCTGGTTACTAGTCCGTCCTACGTTCAATACACACGTCGGATCCAGGAAACCATTCACGACGATGTTCACGACACGTTGGGTGGCTTCATGCCCACATACTCAAGCCCCACTGATCCACTCTTTATGCCGTGGCACAGCTTTATCGATCTTGCTTTGTTCATGTGGGAAGCTTGCTACTTGGATCCATCGGAACAAGCTTCCGGTACGCGTCTTGCTGCAGACTGGGCGTTTGAGGGCGCCGGATCGAACTGCTCCCGAAGTGGTCGCAGTAAGGTCCTGTTCCCCATCCTCAACGCCACGAGCGAGCTATATCTTATGAGGGGTGACTTTCATGTGCTTGAAGATCCCTTGATTGGAATCTATTTTGCCGATATTGGAATTCTTTTCTCGGATGTGGCGTCTATTCGTGACTTGGGAGAGGACTTTGATTTCACCTACGATCACGTGACGGAGCGGATTTGGAATGTCCTGCAAGATCCGTCTCAATGTCCGTCCTCGGGATCCTGGACAGCCTTTCCGACTCCGTCGCCGACAACGGCATCCCCCGTGGTAGGATCACCAAACGATGCCGATGCTCGTAGCGAATGGCTGGCTGGGATCCGTCAGCGCCTCGAGGAAATGTTTGCCGAAACACACCCGGGATACGTTGCCCAATACATGTCTTACTTCACCTGTGTCACGCAGGATGAGACAAGTCTCTCTGTATACACAGAGGATCCGGGCGAGTACTTGGTTGATGTGTTGAATGGCAACGCGATTATTAGAGCGCGTTGCGCCTTTTTCCTTCCCGAAACAGAGTCCGTTACGAATGAGGAATTGCCCACGTCTTCGACTCCTGTGGCTGCGCCCTCTGAGAACAGGGACCAGTTTGCaggcgacgacgaggatgatgacCAGACTAGTACCGCCCTAAGAGCACCTCAACCGTACTTTGGCATTGGGTTGGTCAGCTGCTTGGTGCTACTCGTTGTGGACTAG
- the ISIP1 gene encoding iron starvation induced protein (unknown protein with similarity to iron regulated protein from Dunaliella salina; similarity to Quinonprotein alcohol dehydrogenase-like protein with 8-bladed beta-propeller motif; highly expressed under iron starvation; secretory pathway): MKLLLSAFSFFLAPALAVTANTKDQYHLRDDDHIGPAMWVFGDEGLKIYSPDGKSLRKSTSAERVCHETSGYRGSTEVTLSCSFYDVVSDGKKFVWAAVSRGSSKIDVFSIDTGDIVGSFETCNTPRDLEYHPLRDEMWVRCLGVTENEVSYMDVFSVQSPTVDSTTRILMSDNTTDNSYGYMAIDNTMGDVGYTTMWGSPFLYKIGLSEKVVLEKFDIELAHGGYELAYSPVNQHIFVRALTCCTCGFEGADLGVDCGRYGTELVNITTGPSAGQNNVDGQCGRCDGSVADTLGVYEFDTNAETFVGKHLMEDGLGGDPFASPDGKYIVMFGRNGGRSVRVLEAGNPGKVSTVAFDIKLDFNTTSVEDDAVFNDFAFIQDGEREMIVLASGNENKLVLIDPKSSNPSTSYISFRDGDISSDGTRRQVEWAVGTNYVWVDGADASEVYIIDVGTKQVVETLTNVNSTKMVFVQNYERTRLQNMITGESGFGSDSSSTERAFGANYEDDNDIDAVGIISLILATVALAVGVVNLVVMKNRKPQSHGQPTSSINTSSKMDEEVSLGSKNVA; this comes from the exons atgaaactcctcttgtcggctttttcctttttcctcgCTCCGGCTCTCG CCGTCACCGCAAATACCAAGGATCAATACCACCTTCGTGACGATGACCACATCGGGCCTGCCATGTGGGTCTTCGGAGATGAAGGCCTGAAAATTTACTCACCGGATGGCAAGAGTTTGCGCAAGTCCACCTCGGCTGAACGAGTCTGCCACGAAACGTCAGGATATCGAGGAAGCACCGAAGTAACCTTGAGCTGCTCTTTCTACGACGTTGTTTCTGATGGAAAGAAGTTCGTCTGGGCCGCTGTCTCTCGTGGATCCTCTAAAATCGATGTGTTTTCCATCGATACGGGCGACATCGTTGGTTCATTCGAGACTTGCAACACCCCTCGTGACCTCGAGTACCATCCTCTACGGGATGAGATGTGGGTCCGCTGCCTCGGAGTAACGGAAAACGAAGTTAGTTACATGGACGTCTTTTCTGTCCAGTCTCCTACTGTCGACTCCACCACACGAATCCTGATGTCTGACAACACTACTGACAACTCGTACGGTTACATGGCCATCGATAACACTATGGGTGATGTGGGCTATACCACAATGTGGGGAAGTCCCTTCTTGTACAAAATTGGGCTGAGCGAAAAAGTTGTTCTTGAAAAATTTGATATTGAACTCGCTCACGGAGGTTACGAACTCGCTTACTCACCCGTGAACCAACACATCTTCGTTCGTGCCCTTACTTGTTGCACATGCGGTTTTGAAGGAGCCGATCTTGGTGTTGATTGCGGTCGGTACGGAACGGAACTGGTGAATATAACCACAGGCCCCTCTGC TGGACAGAATAACGTTGATGGGCAATGCGGGCGCTGTGATGGGAGCGTGGCTGATACGCTTGGTGTGTACGAGTTTGACACTAATGCAGAGActtttgttggaaagcacttgatggaagacgGACTTGGTGGGGACCCGTTTGCCTCCCCCGATGGAA AGTATATAGTCATGTTTGGCCGCAATGGAGGGCGATCAGTTCGCGTTTTGGAGGCTGGAAACCCCGGCAAAGTATCG ACCGTTGCCTTTGATATCAAACTGGATTTCAATACAACCAGTGTCGAGGACGATGCCGTCTTCAATGACTTTGCTTTTATTCAAGACGGTGAGCGCGAGATGATTGTCCTTGCTTCGGGAAACGAAAACAAGCTTGTGCTGATCGACCCCAAGTCTAGCAATCCTAGCACTAGCTACATCTCTTTCCGTGACGGTGACATTTCTTCCGACGGCACCCGGCGCCAAGTTGAGTGGGCGGTGGGTACCAACTATGTGTGGGTCGATGGGGCTGATGCGTCTGAAGTGTACATTATCGACGTTGGCACGAAACAGGTTGTCGAGACCCTAACCAATGTCAACAGTACCAAGATGGTTTTTGTTCAAAACTACGAGCGCACCCGTCTTCAGAACATGATCACCGGTGAATCTGGTTTTGGATCcgattcttcgtcgacgGAGCGCGCCTTTGGCGCCAACTacgaggacgacaacgatattGACGCAGTAGGAATCATCAGTCTAATCCTCGCTACTGTTGCTTTGGCCGTCGGCGTGGTGAACTTGGTGGTCATGAAGAACCGAAAGCCGCAGTCTCATGGCCAGCCTACATCTTCCATCAACACGTCCTCCAAGATGGATGAAGAAGTGTCGCTCGGCAGCAAGAACGTTGCGTAA